GGTACTGCATAGCGGCTGTTCATTGTGAGTGGTTAAAGTCAGATAGATCGTAAGTTACATATGTGTTACCACTAGAAGTGGTTTGAATCAACTCACTTGATAATCTCACATATCTTAATTCTGCATCATGAACGTTTAAGTTCTTAAGATTTCTAATAATCGGAGCATCCGCAAAGTCTCAGAATACCGGTTAAGCACCATCACCTTGGAAGATACGTTCGCTTCTTCTTGCTTTAGCAATATCTAGACCTTCTTGAATACGCTTGTAATCATCATTACGGTCGAACTTTAATTTACCAATAATTGAAGTTGAAGCAACTGTAACCCGCTTGCGTAACCACCAACGTTGTAAGCTAATAATGATGGAATAAAGTTAATATGTTTTAAAGCTAATGGGTTGATTGCTCATAGACCACTGTTAACTTGTCCAGTTGTATAGATATTTAGTTCTCTTAGGTGTCTGTTTTCTAAAGCTAATAATGAAGTTGTGTCAGAGTTTTCAAAGAACACTGTTAAAGTTACCACATTATCTGGTAATGCTTTAATGATGTCATAAACGTTTCTATTAGTGTGAGTTTTACCAACATCTTCTAACACAACACCAATTTCAGAAGTTGTATTCTTAACCTTGTTTAGAAGTTTATGAATTTTTCGTATCCATTTGTATTGTCGACACTTAACACGAAGACATTTATTTCTTTCTTATTAGCATAATAGGGATCGTTTGGATCTGCTGGTTTGTAATTTCTTACACGAATACCATCAGCTGAGCTGATTCCGTACCTCTGGTCTTTTACAAATTCATTAGTTAAGTCTGTCTTAACTCAACCAGCAAAATTTCCACCCAAGATATCTCTAGAATTATCAACAGCTAACTTATTAGGAGTACCTATTAGGAGTACCTAACACACGGTAACAATAAACTTCTTTATAGTAGCGAATTACGGGGTCATTATCTTGGTTTTCATAACCAAATGAAACGTTAATTGAGTGATCAATATTAATGTTGATTTTTCAAATACGGTTAGCTTTAGATTCAAATAAAAGAAAATTATTATCGTTTAAAGCTCTTTCTACACCTTGTAGCAAATAATCAATAAATTTAATACCGTTTCAAGTTTTGGTAAATAATCCTTCTCAGATTTTGTTGAAGAATTCTTCATTGCCACCATAACCTGATGCTTTTCTAAATGCATCACGAGCAGCTGTGTCATCAGCACCGTTGACAATAGCTCGTAAAAGAGCTTGTTTACCAGCATTCAATGAAGCTTTAGTTTTTTCTAAAAGTATCATTGCGTCAGCATCACTTAAAACCCGTTTACTTGGATCGTTAGGTTGTTTAGGAGTGTTCTGATCCAAACCGTAATCCTGCTTATCATAAGTTACGTATTCGATTTGTGTTGTGTCAGCAAAAACGTTGTTAGGATCAACGGGTCTTGGTTCAGGTTTAGGTTCCACAGGAGGTTCAACTTGATTTTCTTCTTTATCGTTAACTACAGGAGTTATTGTTTCTTCTTTTATTTCTTTTAAATTGTTATCTTTATTTGAGTAATTAATATGATCAGTTTCAACATTTTATAAATTTAAAACTAATTTATCACCTCTTGAAGCAATAATAACATTTAAATCTCTAGCTTTATCACTAGAATTATCAACAATAACTTTAGCAATTATACTTCCTGCTATAGAAATAGTTGAAATTGCGACTAAATTAATAAGTAATTTAATCTCTTTTGCTTTTATTATGCTTCCTTCATAAAATAATTAAAATTTTATTGATTTTTGAATTTAAATTCTTCTGGAATTTCATTTATTCCATTTGGGAATAATGCTGTTTTAATATTTGTGTTTAATGACTTTAGGGCTTCACGGTATGAAGTTCTTTGCTTCTTACCACCACCATAAATTAAATCATATTCTTCTAATTGGTATTTACCATAAAAACCATTGTAAGTTTCACCTTCACTTCTAAAAGCTTGAGTAAATGCTGTTAAAGAAACACCGGTTCCATCTGCCACTGCAAAGTTAATACCGATTAATTTATTATCAATAGTTCTTACACTAGAACCTGAAGCTCCACCTAAAGGTTGTCATGAACTAAGTGAATATCCTAAACCGTAATTGGTATATTGATTACCTTTATATGTAGACTCTGTATCTTTAATGTAGTTATATACATAACCTTCATTACTTTCAGAACGTATTAATGGACTAGCTATAGTATAGTCTGTAATACCCGGCATATTTAAAAAGGTTCTAATAGCTAGAGTTCTATTAAATCCTCCACCGTATTCTTTAGTTGAAACTCTACCAGCTTCTTCTCTACCTTCGCCAATATAAATTGGTTTGTTAATTCATAAACTTTGACTTGATTTTTCTAATAAGTCTTCAGTTTGATCATAAGTAGGTGTTATATAACCATCTGTTGAAGAAGTAGGGAAACCTACTGAAATTAAACTTAAATTACTTCTAGATAAAGTAGTTTTTCTGCCGTCAGTTAAAGTTACATCACTTATTGTTGCTTTTGCATCTTCTTTATAAGTTGCTTTAAGCGATTTAGTAATAAAGCTTATTTGTTCTTCTTTTTTTCAATTAGCATAATCAGATGTAATTAATTTAGCCAATGCTTCAGCACTTTCAATTGGTTTTTCTTCAAAGAAAACACCAGTGCCAGTATTTTTTACATATTTATAATCGCTATCATTTGCTTTTTTAAAATTAATTTCTAAAACAGCAAAATCAGCTGATTCTTCAATTTTACTTATTGGTGAAGAAGGATCAACATAATCTTTAGGGCTAGTTTTTAAGAAGTCAATTCCAGCATAAATTAATTTCACTTGATCAGGTGATAAATTAACTTTTTCCACTGTAGGAGCAATAGCGTTAGTTCTTAATCATTTATTTAAAGGAGTATCTTGGTTAAAATGTGATAAAGAAACTGTTTTAGTTGAACCTAAAAAGCCTGCTTTTAAATCTTTAGCTGCTTTATCGTAATCAATTCTAAATTGTAAATCTAGTTTATTTCATTCAACAGTAGCGTTTGCATTTTGTTCTTGATAAGCTGCTGGTAATTCAATATCTTCGATTTTTTTAATTAAATCTTCATATTCTTTAGTTTTAGCTGCGTCACCATTTGTTTCAGCTTGTTGTTTTAAACCAATATATCTATTTTTTTCTCCGTATAAACGTTCAATTTTTTCTTGATATGGTTTAGTTAATTCTTTTCATTTGTTTTCACCAGCATCAAAAGCTGCTTTAGCTTTTTGATAACGTTGTGCTTCAGCTTTTTCATCAACAATGTTAGTAAATCTTGAACCGTCGCTTTCTTTTTTCATTAATGCAGCAGCAACGTGAGCATTTGTCGCTAAGTATCATTTTGTTGGATATCCGCTATCATCTAATTCATAATCAAGAATTCAAGCAGTACCTTTATAAGTTAAAGAACTATAGTTTTGACCACCTTGAACTTTAGCCATTTCCTCATTGAAGTTACTAAATTCAATAGCAAAAGTTTGTAAAGCTACTTTTTTATAAATCTCATTAGGTAAATATCTTGGTAAACCACGATTACCTGGTGTTGAATTTCAATAAGCAGCTTTTGTTGAATCTCTAATTGGATTAATGTAAAGATAATTATCTTTATTAACTACTGAGAAATTACGTAAAATAGCGCTCTTATAATCAGGTTGTCCAGCAGCTTGTGCTTTTTTGTTATATTCTTCTATTTCACTTTCACTTAAAATTGGTAATTTATAACGTTCGTTTAATCTCTTTTGTAAATCATTAAATTCTCCACGCAAACCTTCTAAAGCTTTAACATACCCTTCTAAATCAACTTTATTTTTTTCAGTTGTTGACAATTTTCTATATGCTTCAATATTATCAATAGCCAATTGTGGTTTTCCAGGTATATTAGTTGGAATTGTCGGATTAGTTGGATTAGTGCCTGGTAAGTTAATTGAAGGTCTTTCTGGTTGTACTTCTACTAAACCTCCGTGTTTATCACTAGCTTTTTTTTCTTCGTCTGATGGAGTTGTAGGATTAATTTTATCATCTATTTGTTTTTTAGAACAAGCTACCATCAAAGGTGTTAATCCAGTTAACAACAAAACACTACCTAAAAATAAATGTTTGAATTTTAATTTCATAATACTCCTTAAGAAAATTAAAAATTTTCTTTTATATTTAAATAATAATTCTAATGAATTATAAAAAGTTTAAGATTACTCTTTTTTTTCTTGATCAAAACGCTGTTTTAAAGGCAAAATTAATCAAATCAATATATTTTCTATATAGTAAAAAGTTCTAAAATGAATTTTTTATTTTTTAAATTTTAATATCATCTACTGAATCAATATATGAGAATTTTTCTGGATTTAAATCTAAAAATTCACCTTTTAAAATTTTCTCAACTGAACCAATTGTATCTCCCAAGTTAACAAAAACACTACTTTTAAGTGTAAAATGTTCTGTCATATAGAAATTTTGTGAGAAGAATTTTTGTAATTGTAAAGCTTTTTTAACAATTGTTTTAGATTGATCGTCTAATTCATCAAAACCTAAAATTAACATAATATCTTCGATTTCTTTATATTTTTGCAAAATATATCTAGTTTCTAAAATGGCATTATAATGCCATTGACCGATGAATTCAGGATTAACATTATTTGATGAAGAAACTAAAGGATCAAAAGCAGGAAAAATATTTTTAGCACTAATTTCTCTTGAAAGCACTAATGAAGAATTTAAGTGATTAAATACAGCTACAGCTGAAGGATCAGATAAATCATCCATCGGTAAGAAAACATTTTGAAAGGAAGCAATTGAACCATTTTCATTATTAAATAAATCTTTGTTCTGCTTGCGAAATTTCAGTGTTTAAAGTTGCTTGATAACCATCGATTGAAGGTTTTTTATCTAAAGAAGCGGCAACTTCATTTCCAGCTTGTAAAAAACGGAAAATATTATCAATAAATAATAAGACATTTTCTTTGTTATTTTTATTGCCTAAAAAATAACTTTTCATAGTACTTATTATTATTAAAAGACCAAAGAGAATTACAGTATAAAATACATAGAAATTTGATCCTTTATGTAAAGTATAAGGAGTGTTAAACAAATCTTCATAAGAAAGTAAATTAACACTTAAATGCTTCATAGCAAATTCAAATAAGAAGCCAAAAATAACAACAAAGATAAACAGAGTAGATAAAGCTATAACTCTTAAAATATTTTCTTTTTCTCAATTGAATCTTAAAACTTTTGAATTATTCAAACGAGATGATTTCACTATTTCCTTCATTAGTATCAAAGTTGCTTGGTTTTACAATTGCTCTTTTACCAAAAGTAGTAAAGGCTTGAGAATTATTTAATGTATTTGCCATTGTTTCATTATCTACATAAACTGTTTGGAAAACATATTTTCCTGATTCAATTAATCCATAAAGTTCTGGACCTCAATTATTGCCTAAATCCACAGCATTGCCTTGTATATAAAGTGTATCAACTTTTTGAGGAGAAACAAACATTAACTTAGGACGATCGGGTCCTTTAATTAATAAAGCTGATCATTGTTGTTGATGTAAAGTTTTACTATCTAGAGTAAAGACATTCGAATTGTTATAAAGGGTTAATTTTTTAAATACTCTACCATAGAAATTCATACCTTGTAAACTTTTGATTTCTGGAAGATTAGAAAAATCTAAATAAGTAGGTCATGAGCCATCTCCAAATGCTCCTTGAAAAATTCTCTCGCCATATCTATCTTTAAGAGCAATTCTTAAACCTTCATTAATTTGATCTAAGGTCATGCCTTTATCAAATTTTAAGGTATTAAATACTATAGAACCGGGCATATTTTTATTATTAGGTTGGACCGTAGAAGTAGTGATTGATTCATGATTGTAATCAAAAGTAATATTTTTTACTCCTCTTAAAACATATGGATTAATACCTCAATCATCAGCTACTGTATTGCTTGAATTATATAAATCTAATTCTTGTATTTTTTTATCTTTTAAACCAATTAATGATGAAGTATCTCTAGCTTCAAAGAATAAAGTTAATTTTTGTATTGAATCTGGCATTTGAGCTAATATTTTACTAAAATCTTGATATTTATCAATTAAGCCCATATTTCTTATAACTATACCATCCAATTTT
The nucleotide sequence above comes from Mycoplasmoides gallisepticum. Encoded proteins:
- a CDS encoding IgG-blocking virulence protein codes for the protein MRKIHKLLNKVKNTTSEIGVVLEDVGKTHTNRNVYDIIKALPDNVVTLTVFFENSDTTSLLALENRHLRELNIYTTGQVNSGLWAINPLALKHINFIPSLLAYNVGGYASGLQLLQLQLLVN
- the mip gene encoding Ig-specific serine endopeptidase MIP, with protein sequence MKLKFKHLFLGSVLLLTGLTPLMVACSKKQIDDKINPTTPSDEEKKASDKHGGLVEVQPERPSINLPGTNPTNPTIPTNIPGKPQLAIDNIEAYRKLSTTEKNKVDLEGYVKALEGLRGEFNDLQKRLNERYKLPILSESEIEEYNKKAQAAGQPDYKSAILRNFSVVNKDNYLYINPIRDSTKAAYWNSTPGNRGLPRYLPNEIYKKVALQTFAIEFSNFNEEMAKVQGGQNYSSLTYKGTAWILDYELDDSGYPTKWYLATNAHVAAALMKKESDGSRFTNIVDEKAEAQRYQKAKAAFDAGENKWKELTKPYQEKIERLYGEKNRYIGLKQQAETNGDAAKTKEYEDLIKKIEDIELPAAYQEQNANATVEWNKLDLQFRIDYDKAAKDLKAGFLGSTKTVSLSHFNQDTPLNKWLRTNAIAPTVEKVNLSPDQVKLIYAGIDFLKTSPKDYVDPSSPISKIEESADFAVLEINFKKANDSDYKYVKNTGTGVFFEEKPIESAEALAKLITSDYANWKKEEQISFITKSLKATYKEDAKATISDVTLTDGRKTTLSRSNLSLISVGFPTSSTDGYITPTYDQTEDLLEKSSQSLWINKPIYIGEGREEAGRVSTKEYGGGFNRTLAIRTFLNMPGITDYTIASPLIRSESNEGYVYNYIKDTESTYKGNQYTNYGLGYSLSSWQPLGGASGSSVRTIDNKLIGINFAVADGTGVSLTAFTQAFRSEGETYNGFYGKYQLEEYDLIYGGGKKQRTSYREALKSLNTNIKTALFPNGINEIPEEFKFKNQ